The segment CCAGAATTGATTAGAAATAAGAAATTTATTTTGGTTAATTTAACAGCGGAAGAAGAAAAATTTACCAGAACACTACAAGAAGGACTTAAAGAATTTGAAAAAGAAATAAAGAAGTTGGGGGATAAAGAAATTGAGGGAATGGTAGTTTTTAATTTATTTCAGTCATATGGTTTTCCTTTGGAATTGACCAGAGAGTTGGCCAAAGAAAAAGGATTGGAAGTTGATGAGGCGGGGTTTGAAGAAGAATTCAAAAAACATCAAGAATTATCGCGGACGGCTGCCGCTGGTAAATTTAAGGGTGGATTGGCAGACCATTCGGAAAAAGTCACCCAATATCATACGGCTACGCATTTATTGAATGCGGCTTTGCGAAAAGTTTTGGGTGACCATGTTTTTCAAAAAGGTTCGAATATTACCGAAGAACGCTTGCGGTTTGATTTTTCTCATGGTGAAAAAATGACCGTAGAACAAATTAAACAAGTAGAAGATTTGGTCAATGAAATAATTCAAAAAAATATTCCTGTGGAATGCGCAGAGATGACGGCTGAAGAAGCCAAAAACAAGGGAGCGATTGGCGTATTTGCTGATAAATATGGTGAGAAAGTGAAGGTTTATAGCGTGGGTCAGTTTAGTAAAGAAATTTGTGGTGGGCCACATGTGAAAAGCACCAGAGAATTGGGGCACTTCCGAATTATAAAAGAAGAGGCGAGTAGTGCTGGGGTTAGGCGTATTAAAGCTGTATTGGGCTAGACGCAGGATCCCTTGGCTTCGCTCGGGATAAAGTGAGTGGAAATACAAAACAGGTTAAAGAGCCTGTTTTTTGGTTATTATTGACAAAATATTTAAAGTATTTTAAAGTTCAGGAGCCCATTAATAAAAGATAGTGCTGATCAAAATAAAAATTCCAAGGAGGGATCAATGAAGGAGACATTGAGAATAATCCTCACATTTTTTGTGACTATTATTTGGATTCCATTTATTATTTTGGGGCTGGTTGGTCTA is part of the Candidatus Kuenenbacteria bacterium genome and harbors:
- a CDS encoding alanine--tRNA ligase (catalyzes a two-step reaction, first charging an alanine molecule by linking its carboxyl group to the alpha-phosphate of ATP, followed by transfer of the aminoacyl-adenylate to its tRNA), whose product is PELIRNKKFILVNLTAEEEKFTRTLQEGLKEFEKEIKKLGDKEIEGMVVFNLFQSYGFPLELTRELAKEKGLEVDEAGFEEEFKKHQELSRTAAAGKFKGGLADHSEKVTQYHTATHLLNAALRKVLGDHVFQKGSNITEERLRFDFSHGEKMTVEQIKQVEDLVNEIIQKNIPVECAEMTAEEAKNKGAIGVFADKYGEKVKVYSVGQFSKEICGGPHVKSTRELGHFRIIKEEASSAGVRRIKAVLG